A genomic window from Periweissella cryptocerci includes:
- a CDS encoding ABC transporter ATP-binding protein/permease, protein MAFLELKNIRKSYYLGKTEFPVLKGINLNFELGEFVSILGESGGGKSTLMNIIGGLDRKFDGEVVVNGETLDHKQEKKLDVYRRKTVGYIFQSFNLINYQTNLQNVETSLNMTTLTAVERKQRATELLKQVGLGEHINKYPGQLSGGQKQRVAIARALAADPDVMIADEPTGALDSVNTTEVLELLNQIAKEGKLVIVVTHSQAVADYGTRILHMADGVIDEEIQLKDKYDAEANKAARLTSKPLKGGALWKMAFDHLKFKKGQNILITLGSAIGIFSVMLFLGLGNGIQGYISSQVTDMVNPQVIQISKKTNGKNPQAADITTADVNQVKSVKNIKSATAGFYIPTFTAKVENKTINNIQLIQTVTPAVQKSGITKGHMPGKNEIVVDSGSVAQAWNKKNYKKIIGKTITVQIQAMDKQGKPVMASRKLKVVGYQTIGSLVTKATMTSMLKGAKADVQPNFIAAKVNTVDNVKVATKAVKGLTNAHGKKAFSVSGAGAILDTIKTITSLASYVLAAIAGISLLVSALMIIVTTYMSVAERTKEIGVLRALGARAKDVRKLFTNEALLIGGISAVTGLIAAYAVELIMNTALHGMIKYSIVQISVGNVAFAIIIAIVIALLASFVPSRKAAKLNTIDALAAD, encoded by the coding sequence ATGGCATTCTTGGAATTAAAAAACATTCGTAAGTCATATTACTTAGGCAAAACCGAATTTCCAGTTTTGAAGGGCATTAACTTAAATTTTGAATTGGGAGAATTCGTGTCAATCCTTGGTGAATCTGGTGGTGGTAAATCAACACTGATGAACATCATTGGTGGCCTAGACCGCAAGTTTGATGGTGAGGTCGTCGTTAACGGTGAAACCCTTGACCATAAGCAAGAGAAGAAATTAGATGTATATCGGCGTAAGACCGTGGGCTATATCTTCCAAAGCTTTAACTTGATTAACTATCAAACTAATTTACAAAATGTTGAAACTTCATTAAACATGACGACTTTGACGGCAGTGGAACGCAAGCAACGAGCTACTGAATTATTGAAACAAGTTGGTTTAGGCGAACACATCAATAAATACCCCGGTCAATTGTCGGGTGGTCAAAAACAACGGGTTGCGATTGCCCGTGCACTGGCAGCTGATCCAGATGTCATGATTGCCGATGAACCTACCGGAGCGTTGGATTCAGTTAATACGACTGAAGTCCTTGAACTGCTTAACCAAATTGCCAAAGAAGGTAAGTTGGTGATTGTAGTGACACACTCACAAGCGGTTGCGGATTATGGCACGCGCATCTTGCATATGGCTGATGGTGTGATTGATGAAGAAATTCAATTAAAGGATAAATACGATGCCGAAGCTAATAAAGCGGCACGGTTAACTTCAAAACCTTTGAAGGGTGGCGCACTCTGGAAAATGGCCTTTGACCACTTGAAATTCAAGAAGGGACAAAACATTTTGATTACGCTTGGGTCTGCGATTGGAATCTTCTCAGTAATGTTATTTCTCGGGTTAGGTAACGGGATTCAAGGTTACATCAGTTCACAAGTAACGGACATGGTTAATCCGCAAGTAATACAAATTTCTAAGAAGACCAATGGTAAGAATCCACAGGCTGCCGATATCACAACTGCCGACGTCAATCAGGTCAAATCAGTGAAAAATATTAAGTCAGCCACTGCGGGATTCTACATTCCAACCTTCACTGCCAAAGTTGAAAACAAAACCATTAACAACATTCAATTGATTCAAACAGTCACACCAGCCGTTCAAAAATCAGGGATTACCAAAGGCCATATGCCAGGTAAGAATGAAATTGTGGTTGATTCAGGTTCTGTTGCTCAAGCTTGGAACAAGAAGAATTACAAGAAAATCATCGGTAAGACTATCACGGTGCAAATCCAAGCGATGGATAAGCAAGGTAAGCCTGTGATGGCCTCACGTAAGTTGAAAGTAGTTGGCTACCAAACCATTGGATCACTTGTTACTAAAGCCACGATGACCTCAATGTTAAAAGGTGCCAAAGCTGATGTGCAACCAAACTTCATTGCGGCTAAGGTGAACACCGTGGATAATGTCAAGGTGGCGACTAAGGCAGTTAAGGGCTTGACGAATGCGCATGGTAAGAAGGCGTTCAGCGTTTCCGGTGCGGGCGCAATCCTTGATACAATTAAGACGATTACTTCGCTTGCTTCATACGTGCTAGCCGCGATTGCTGGTATCTCATTACTGGTTTCAGCCTTGATGATTATCGTGACGACTTACATGTCAGTTGCCGAACGGACTAAGGAAATCGGGGTTCTCCGCGCTCTTGGTGCACGGGCAAAGGATGTGCGTAAGTTGTTCACGAATGAAGCGTTGTTGATTGGTGGAATTTCAGCTGTCACTGGTTTGATTGCAGCGTACGCAGTTGAATTGATTATGAATACGGCATTGCATGGTATGATCAAGTACAGCATCGTGCAAATCAGTGTTGGTAATGTGGCCTTTGCCATCATCATCGCGATCGTCATTGCATTGCTAGCTTCATTTGTACCATCACGTAAGGCTGCAAAGTTGAACACGATTGATGCTTTAGCTGCTGATTAA
- a CDS encoding FAD-dependent oxidoreductase codes for MKVVIVGASHGGHEAAVELLDKYTDMDVTIYEQGDFVSFMSCGMQLFLEDKVTGVDDVRNFRPDKIEAKGGKVLSRHQVTAIDLHKKTVSVKNLVSGDTFIDTYDKLILSSGVNPATLPIKGNELDNIYLMRGRDWALKLREKLHNPLVKNVVVIGTGYIGVEAAEVFRQAGKHVVMLDLIKHPLGIYLDTELTKLIEEDLVKHGIELGMEATITEFVGDTEVSSVKTSTQEYPADLVIVAAGVKPNTDWLRGVIKVTDRGNIATDEYLRTSNKDIYALGDAILPLNMAAQMHGGPVALASATRREAQYVANHITETIPSRPFAGVLGSSALSVFDYKFASTGLNETTAERFEIEVQGSFYEDTLRPSFVKNDGNVKAYVKLIYAPATHKILGGQVMSTYDITAHANTIALAIKGGMTLEDLAEADFFFQPGFDRQWSLLNLAAKHALGEAAF; via the coding sequence ATGAAAGTAGTTATTGTTGGTGCATCACATGGTGGACATGAAGCAGCGGTTGAGTTGCTAGATAAGTATACTGACATGGATGTAACAATCTATGAGCAAGGTGATTTTGTGTCATTTATGTCATGTGGTATGCAGTTATTTCTTGAGGATAAAGTCACTGGGGTTGATGACGTTCGTAATTTCAGGCCAGACAAAATTGAAGCTAAAGGTGGCAAGGTGTTAAGTCGGCACCAAGTTACGGCAATTGATCTTCATAAAAAAACGGTGAGTGTCAAAAATTTAGTATCTGGGGATACATTTATTGATACCTATGATAAATTGATTTTAAGTAGTGGGGTTAATCCAGCAACACTCCCAATTAAAGGCAACGAATTAGATAATATCTACTTGATGCGTGGTCGGGATTGGGCATTGAAACTGCGGGAAAAATTGCACAATCCACTAGTCAAAAATGTCGTGGTAATTGGGACTGGCTATATCGGTGTGGAAGCAGCCGAAGTGTTCCGACAAGCTGGCAAACATGTCGTGATGCTCGACTTGATTAAGCATCCGCTTGGTATTTATTTGGATACAGAATTAACCAAACTGATTGAAGAAGATTTAGTAAAACACGGTATTGAGTTAGGCATGGAAGCAACAATCACCGAATTTGTAGGGGACACGGAAGTTTCAAGTGTTAAGACTAGCACCCAGGAATATCCGGCTGATTTGGTTATTGTTGCGGCAGGTGTGAAGCCCAATACCGATTGGTTACGCGGAGTAATTAAGGTAACTGATCGCGGTAATATCGCCACTGATGAGTATTTGCGGACATCTAATAAAGATATCTATGCACTTGGTGATGCAATTTTACCCTTGAATATGGCAGCCCAAATGCATGGTGGACCGGTGGCGCTTGCTTCAGCCACGCGACGTGAAGCGCAATATGTCGCTAATCACATTACAGAAACGATACCATCACGCCCATTTGCAGGTGTACTTGGTTCGTCAGCGCTGAGTGTGTTTGATTACAAGTTCGCTTCAACTGGGTTAAATGAAACTACGGCTGAACGTTTTGAAATTGAGGTGCAAGGTTCATTTTATGAAGATACGTTGCGCCCTAGTTTCGTTAAAAATGATGGCAACGTTAAGGCGTATGTGAAATTAATCTACGCACCTGCGACGCATAAAATTTTAGGTGGCCAAGTAATGTCAACGTACGATATTACCGCGCATGCCAATACAATTGCGTTGGCTATCAAAGGGGGCATGACATTGGAAGATTTGGCGGAAGCTGATTTCTTTTTCCAACCGGGTTTTGACCGGCAATGGAGTTTGCTCAATTTGGCGGCTAAGCATGCGTTGGGTGAAGCAGCGTTCTAA
- a CDS encoding ABC transporter substrate-binding protein/permease produces MFKKWLGWLIVTFAVLLGLNMATGPQVHAAAKEPHYTITTDTTYPPFEFEDKNGKYVGIDMEILAAIAKEEHFTYKLMPMSFNSGAQAVATGQIDGIIAGMTITDERKAVYDFGTPYYKTGIVMAVNNKSKITGLSGLKGKTVALKTGTGSAQYAVSLQKKYGFKIKYFNDSNTMYNDVQVGNSDAAFEDSPVMQYAIKNGVKLKIVTKPALAGWYGFAVKKGSNKQLLASFDDGFAKIKASGQYDKIVAKYLGASASKFSGSKKDNSTFVGLIKQNKKQFAKGLWETMKLTVVGIVLASIWGIIIGLMGVSPIKWLRGLSTTIIYTFRGLPLMVLAFFIYIGLPNLTGDKIPAFVAGVITLVLNEGAYTGAFVRGGIEAVDKGQMEAARSLGLPYGKAMLKIIMPQGVKIMVPSFINQFIITLKDTSILSAIGIIELTQTGTIIISRNMQGFKVWLIVAVMYLVVITLLTWLSNWVQKRMK; encoded by the coding sequence ATGTTTAAAAAATGGCTAGGCTGGTTAATAGTTACGTTTGCGGTACTTTTGGGATTGAATATGGCGACGGGTCCACAGGTACATGCCGCAGCAAAGGAACCACACTACACCATCACGACTGATACAACGTATCCACCTTTTGAATTTGAAGATAAGAATGGCAAGTACGTCGGAATTGATATGGAAATTCTGGCGGCAATTGCTAAAGAAGAACATTTCACGTATAAATTAATGCCAATGAGTTTTAACTCAGGTGCTCAAGCCGTAGCAACTGGGCAAATTGATGGGATTATTGCGGGGATGACAATTACAGATGAACGTAAGGCGGTCTATGATTTTGGGACACCATACTATAAGACTGGGATTGTGATGGCCGTTAACAATAAAAGTAAGATTACTGGTTTGAGTGGTTTGAAGGGCAAAACAGTTGCTTTGAAAACTGGGACTGGATCAGCACAATATGCGGTCAGCTTACAAAAAAAGTACGGGTTCAAAATTAAGTATTTCAACGACTCCAACACAATGTACAATGACGTCCAAGTTGGTAACTCGGACGCGGCATTTGAAGATTCACCTGTTATGCAATATGCGATTAAGAATGGCGTGAAGCTGAAGATTGTGACTAAACCAGCATTGGCCGGTTGGTACGGGTTCGCCGTTAAAAAAGGTTCTAACAAACAATTATTAGCTTCATTCGATGATGGTTTTGCTAAAATCAAAGCTAGTGGTCAGTATGACAAAATAGTTGCCAAGTATCTTGGTGCCTCAGCTTCAAAGTTCTCTGGTTCAAAGAAGGACAATAGCACCTTTGTGGGCTTGATTAAGCAAAACAAGAAGCAATTTGCCAAAGGCCTGTGGGAAACGATGAAGTTAACCGTGGTGGGGATTGTCTTAGCCTCAATCTGGGGGATTATCATCGGTTTGATGGGTGTCTCACCAATCAAGTGGCTCCGGGGACTCTCAACGACAATCATCTATACTTTCCGTGGGTTGCCATTGATGGTGTTAGCATTCTTCATCTATATCGGTTTGCCTAACTTAACTGGTGATAAAATTCCGGCCTTTGTTGCTGGGGTGATTACACTGGTCTTGAATGAAGGTGCGTATACTGGTGCGTTTGTCCGCGGTGGGATTGAAGCTGTTGATAAGGGCCAAATGGAAGCTGCCCGCTCGCTTGGATTGCCATATGGTAAGGCGATGTTGAAGATTATTATGCCACAAGGTGTGAAAATCATGGTGCCATCGTTCATTAACCAATTCATTATCACATTGAAGGATACATCAATCCTGTCAGCAATCGGGATTATTGAATTAACGCAAACTGGGACAATTATTATTTCACGGAACATGCAAGGATTTAAAGTTTGGTTGATTGTGGCTGTAATGTATTTAGTTGTAATCACGTTATTAACTTGGTTATCAAATTGGGTGCAAAAGCGCATGAAGTAA
- a CDS encoding ion channel — translation MNKKEKLIFWQQRMSRFFNHSGLYYLLIVAVILLLSTSVIFSFVEGVGFWDAMWWAIETTTTVGYGDIYPHTVLGRIVAVILMFLGIGIIGVLTSTITNWYRASKAHFEKLESIETEIKELREQLSEHEETKQLLQNLVSELRKNKNNDTKKDETD, via the coding sequence ATGAATAAAAAAGAAAAATTAATTTTTTGGCAACAAAGAATGAGCCGTTTTTTTAACCATTCTGGATTGTACTATTTATTGATAGTGGCGGTAATTTTATTACTTTCAACGTCGGTAATCTTTTCATTTGTTGAAGGGGTTGGCTTCTGGGATGCAATGTGGTGGGCAATTGAAACCACAACGACGGTCGGGTACGGGGATATTTATCCACATACCGTCCTTGGTCGAATTGTGGCGGTAATACTGATGTTCTTAGGGATTGGCATTATCGGGGTGTTAACAAGTACAATTACCAATTGGTATCGTGCAAGTAAAGCCCATTTTGAGAAGCTTGAAAGCATTGAAACAGAAATCAAAGAATTACGTGAACAATTATCTGAACATGAAGAGACTAAACAACTGCTGCAGAACTTAGTATCAGAACTGCGAAAAAATAAAAATAATGATACAAAAAAAGATGAAACTGACTAA
- the pepV gene encoding dipeptidase PepV, with product MTDWKAEIASRQDDFLNDLQTMLRVESVRDDSLATADAPVGPGPKAALETFLKIAADAGFRTKNIDNIVGYAEIGPEDAEESVAVLAHVDVMPAGEGWETNPFEPVIKDGKLIARGASDDKGPGMAAFYGMKILKESGAPLKRRVRFIVGTDEENDWKDMDRYFEVEPQPTIGFSPDAEFPVINGEKGNVTYEIKFKGTNEGTYTLKSFESGLRPNMVPGKAVAVVAAPDASAMIEAFNEYLAANTKITGSFDALPDGIEFTINGHQVHGATPEVGENAGTYLANFLKDFDFGGTAKGYLTFLGGIAHDDAKGKKLGFDYIDDIMGYLTMNIGIQRFDDGRDGFINLNLRYPKGVDVTNIEKGFNDAIEGFDAVVEIQGHHMEPHFVPEDDEIVKTLIDVYNKQTGLDGKPEVVGGGTYGRLMDRGVAFGALFPGDTDTMHQANEFMTIESLTKAAAIYGEAIERLATQAN from the coding sequence ATGACTGATTGGAAAGCAGAAATTGCAAGCCGTCAAGACGACTTTTTAAATGATTTACAAACAATGTTACGTGTGGAAAGTGTGCGTGATGACTCACTCGCAACTGCAGATGCTCCAGTAGGACCTGGTCCTAAGGCCGCTTTGGAAACATTTTTGAAAATTGCTGCGGATGCCGGTTTCCGGACTAAGAACATTGATAACATTGTTGGTTATGCTGAAATCGGACCTGAAGATGCTGAAGAATCAGTGGCTGTCCTCGCCCACGTTGACGTGATGCCAGCTGGTGAAGGTTGGGAAACTAACCCATTTGAACCAGTGATCAAAGATGGTAAGTTAATTGCCCGTGGTGCTTCTGATGATAAGGGACCAGGAATGGCAGCCTTTTACGGAATGAAAATTTTGAAGGAAAGTGGTGCACCTTTGAAGCGTCGTGTACGTTTCATTGTTGGGACTGATGAAGAAAACGATTGGAAAGACATGGATCGTTACTTTGAAGTTGAACCACAACCTACAATTGGTTTCTCACCTGATGCCGAATTCCCAGTAATTAATGGTGAAAAGGGTAACGTGACTTACGAAATCAAGTTCAAAGGTACTAATGAAGGTACTTACACTTTGAAGAGCTTTGAATCTGGTTTACGTCCTAACATGGTCCCTGGTAAGGCAGTTGCCGTTGTGGCAGCACCTGATGCTAGTGCAATGATTGAAGCCTTTAACGAATACTTGGCAGCTAACACCAAGATTACTGGTTCATTTGATGCCCTTCCAGATGGTATTGAATTTACAATTAACGGCCACCAAGTACACGGTGCAACTCCAGAAGTTGGTGAAAATGCCGGAACTTACTTGGCTAACTTCTTGAAGGACTTTGATTTTGGTGGGACTGCTAAAGGTTACTTAACATTCCTTGGTGGTATTGCTCACGACGATGCCAAGGGTAAGAAACTCGGTTTCGACTACATCGATGATATCATGGGTTACTTGACGATGAACATTGGTATCCAACGTTTTGACGATGGACGAGATGGTTTCATCAACTTGAACCTCCGTTACCCTAAGGGCGTTGACGTTACTAATATCGAAAAGGGCTTCAATGATGCTATCGAAGGCTTCGATGCAGTTGTTGAAATCCAAGGCCACCACATGGAACCTCACTTTGTTCCTGAAGATGATGAAATTGTTAAGACTTTGATTGATGTTTATAACAAGCAAACTGGTCTTGATGGTAAGCCTGAAGTTGTTGGTGGTGGAACTTACGGTCGTTTAATGGATCGTGGTGTTGCCTTTGGGGCACTCTTCCCCGGTGACACTGACACAATGCACCAAGCTAACGAATTCATGACGATTGAATCATTAACAAAGGCTGCTGCAATTTACGGTGAAGCTATCGAACGTTTGGCAACACAAGCTAACTAA
- a CDS encoding AI-2E family transporter yields the protein MFELMQKWFSKRDSQLYVTLIIVLAILWLVRSFLPTMLLTAIFAYFGLHASKWIAKKTPIPYGTAVILFYVVVVGIVVGAISFIAPMLMTEGMGLYDKILHGLNSYPQLDQWVSKYDKQFNVLDRLSKNWQDVLKGGLTVATSVIDILIRIALALFLSLIFSLTYPSLTKFGDRFKQSSFPKFFSYVHEIGAKFITILGKTIEVQLIIDIINTIIMVIGLTIMGMPSPAVLGMIVFIFGLVPVAGMLISSVPLLLIALSTGSYQRVVTLVILIILIHMLESYFLNPRLMSSRAHMPIFLTFVTLLVAEHFLGAWGLILGVPMVSYLLDIFHVNNFAGSMKNR from the coding sequence ATGTTTGAATTAATGCAAAAATGGTTTAGCAAGCGCGACAGCCAATTATACGTCACACTAATTATTGTGTTGGCAATTTTATGGTTGGTCCGCAGCTTTTTGCCAACAATGTTGCTTACGGCAATTTTTGCTTACTTTGGCTTACACGCATCAAAGTGGATTGCTAAAAAAACGCCTATTCCTTATGGCACAGCGGTCATCTTGTTCTACGTGGTGGTGGTTGGTATCGTGGTGGGAGCGATTAGTTTTATTGCACCAATGTTGATGACTGAAGGAATGGGTTTGTACGATAAAATTCTACATGGCTTGAACAGTTACCCACAATTAGATCAATGGGTGTCAAAGTACGATAAACAATTTAACGTCCTTGATCGGTTGTCTAAGAATTGGCAAGATGTCTTGAAAGGCGGCTTGACGGTTGCAACTTCCGTGATAGATATACTAATTCGGATTGCGTTAGCTTTATTTTTGAGCTTGATTTTCTCGCTAACTTACCCAAGTTTAACTAAGTTTGGTGACCGTTTTAAGCAGTCGAGTTTTCCAAAATTCTTTTCTTACGTGCATGAAATTGGCGCCAAATTTATCACTATTTTAGGTAAAACTATCGAAGTGCAATTAATCATCGATATTATTAATACAATTATCATGGTGATTGGTTTGACGATTATGGGTATGCCTAGTCCAGCTGTTTTGGGGATGATTGTCTTCATATTTGGCCTTGTGCCAGTGGCGGGGATGTTGATTTCCAGTGTGCCATTGCTGTTGATTGCTTTGTCGACAGGAAGTTACCAACGAGTGGTTACCTTGGTGATACTAATTATCTTGATTCACATGCTTGAATCATATTTTTTGAATCCGCGGTTGATGTCATCACGGGCACATATGCCAATCTTTTTAACATTTGTGACCTTGTTGGTGGCCGAACATTTCCTTGGTGCATGGGGTTTAATCCTCGGTGTACCAATGGTGTCTTATTTGTTGGATATCTTCCACGTAAATAATTTCGCTGGTAGTATGAAGAATCGTTAA
- a CDS encoding NAD(P)H-hydrate dehydratase encodes MQVITEQVLRDVIKIRPEQSHKGTFGRIMLIGGHNNYHGAIIMSTMAAVNAGAGLVTSVTDAKNVTALNIKLPEAMVIDMRQISQIAELITSQDVIVIGPGLDTDDMSLALLNLVLNHVTADQSLVIDGSALTLLSENDFQLPKTKITVLTPHEMEWQRVSGIPIAIQTPANNQQAADELGAVVVLKKHHSEIYQPNVAPQQLLVGGPYQATGGMGDTLAGLIGGFLAQFPDKAQATIAATYAHSAIAEEIARDQYVVLPTQISAALPTYMARFAN; translated from the coding sequence ATGCAAGTAATTACGGAACAAGTTTTACGTGATGTGATTAAAATTCGCCCCGAACAATCACACAAAGGTACTTTCGGACGAATCATGTTAATTGGTGGTCACAATAATTATCATGGCGCAATTATCATGAGTACGATGGCGGCAGTGAATGCTGGCGCTGGCCTCGTAACAAGCGTGACTGACGCCAAAAATGTGACCGCGTTGAACATCAAGTTACCCGAAGCGATGGTCATCGATATGCGCCAGATTTCGCAAATTGCTGAGTTAATTACTAGCCAAGATGTTATCGTCATTGGACCTGGATTAGATACTGACGACATGTCTTTGGCGCTCCTAAACCTTGTCTTAAATCATGTGACTGCAGACCAAAGTTTAGTAATCGATGGTTCAGCATTAACCTTATTATCAGAAAATGATTTTCAATTACCTAAAACTAAGATCACCGTTTTGACACCTCACGAAATGGAATGGCAACGAGTTAGTGGTATTCCAATCGCAATTCAAACCCCCGCTAATAACCAACAGGCTGCCGATGAACTTGGCGCAGTTGTCGTCTTAAAAAAGCATCACAGCGAAATCTATCAACCAAACGTCGCACCACAGCAGCTGCTTGTCGGCGGTCCTTATCAAGCGACTGGTGGTATGGGTGATACGTTAGCGGGGCTCATTGGTGGCTTTTTAGCGCAATTCCCTGATAAAGCCCAAGCGACCATCGCCGCCACTTATGCTCACAGTGCCATTGCCGAAGAAATTGCTCGTGACCAATACGTCGTACTCCCAACTCAAATTAGTGCGGCTTTGCCTACTTACATGGCCCGTTTTGCCAATTAA
- a CDS encoding ABC transporter ATP-binding protein, which yields MAHSEMHGGTRRPKGKNKFNWKNFFNLIKVAHPQWRYLGTGLVLGLFGVIGNLATPTFASKIISTFKNGLNKELIAIALILFIGAAIVSSVGNFLLGVAGEQIVQNLRKTVWDKLVVLKVKYFDEVKSGEMISRLVNDTSQVKTLVANSFPNFITGLIQLIGAIVLMFVADWHMTLMMLIAIPLAAAAMAFPMIWGGRIGRATQDGIAEFSGQSTDTLAEIRLVKASGSEKQELERGHNQINHLFKLGRREAIIDGVSQPLMSMVMMGVFILIIAFGAYRVSEGVMTTAALIAFMMYLFQMMPPVMTIATFATTLAKTQGATERIGEILKEDAEDLNAGTSVNVAGKTLAVEHVDFGYNKQELILQDVSFEAKPNTIVAFAGPSGGGKSTIFGLLERFYEPTSGAIKIGDKNVANTSLESWRDQIGFVSQDSSIMAGTIRDNLTYGLDGSYTDDQLWHVLELAYAKNFVAEMQDGLDTQVGERGVKVSGGQRQRLAIARAFLRDPKILMLDEATASLDSESEAMVQKALESLMKDRTTLVIAHRLSTIVDADNIYFIEHGKVTGSGTHKELVASHELYKEYVNEQVLTA from the coding sequence TTCTTCAATTTGATTAAAGTTGCGCACCCACAATGGCGTTATCTCGGAACTGGTTTAGTACTTGGCTTATTTGGTGTGATTGGTAACTTAGCAACACCAACGTTTGCAAGTAAAATTATTAGTACATTTAAAAATGGCCTCAACAAAGAATTGATTGCAATTGCATTGATCCTATTCATTGGTGCCGCGATTGTTTCCTCAGTTGGGAATTTCTTACTCGGTGTTGCCGGTGAACAAATTGTACAAAATTTACGGAAGACTGTTTGGGACAAATTAGTCGTTCTAAAAGTTAAATATTTTGACGAAGTTAAGTCTGGTGAAATGATTTCACGTTTGGTGAATGACACTTCGCAAGTGAAAACTTTGGTGGCAAACAGTTTCCCCAACTTTATTACCGGATTAATCCAATTAATTGGGGCAATTGTATTAATGTTTGTCGCCGATTGGCACATGACGTTGATGATGTTGATTGCGATTCCACTTGCTGCAGCGGCGATGGCATTCCCAATGATTTGGGGTGGTCGGATTGGGCGGGCAACCCAAGATGGTATTGCTGAATTCAGTGGTCAATCAACAGATACATTAGCCGAAATTCGCTTGGTTAAGGCATCTGGTTCTGAAAAACAAGAACTTGAACGTGGGCACAACCAAATTAATCATTTGTTCAAATTAGGTCGTCGTGAAGCAATCATCGATGGCGTTTCACAACCATTGATGTCGATGGTAATGATGGGCGTATTCATCTTAATCATCGCATTTGGGGCATACCGTGTCTCAGAAGGTGTGATGACGACAGCAGCATTGATTGCCTTCATGATGTACTTGTTTCAAATGATGCCACCAGTGATGACGATTGCAACTTTTGCGACGACACTAGCGAAGACGCAAGGGGCAACTGAACGAATTGGTGAAATCTTGAAGGAAGATGCCGAAGATTTGAATGCTGGGACAAGCGTAAATGTTGCTGGCAAGACTTTAGCAGTTGAACACGTTGACTTTGGCTACAATAAGCAAGAACTCATTTTACAAGATGTTTCATTTGAAGCAAAACCAAATACGATTGTCGCCTTTGCTGGTCCTTCAGGTGGTGGTAAATCAACAATTTTTGGCTTATTGGAACGTTTTTATGAACCAACAAGTGGTGCGATTAAAATTGGTGACAAAAACGTTGCCAATACTAGTCTGGAATCATGGCGTGACCAAATCGGGTTCGTATCACAAGATTCATCAATCATGGCTGGAACCATTCGCGATAATTTAACGTATGGGCTAGATGGTAGTTACACCGATGACCAACTTTGGCATGTCCTTGAATTGGCATACGCTAAGAACTTCGTTGCTGAAATGCAGGATGGCTTGGATACCCAAGTTGGTGAACGTGGCGTTAAGGTATCCGGCGGTCAACGTCAACGTTTAGCAATCGCACGGGCATTCTTACGCGACCCTAAAATCTTGATGCTTGATGAAGCAACGGCGAGTCTCGATTCCGAATCAGAAGCGATGGTGCAAAAGGCGCTCGAATCATTGATGAAAGATCGGACAACTTTAGTGATTGCCCACCGCTTGAGTACAATTGTCGATGCTGACAATATTTACTTTATCGAACACGGTAAGGTTACTGGCTCTGGAACACATAAGGAATTGGTTGCATCACACGAGCTTTACAAGGAATACGTTAACGAGCAAGTTTTGACGGCATAA